Within Amycolatopsis sp. cg5, the genomic segment GTGGCGTCCTGCGCCTCACCGCCCAAACTGGCGTCGTACCAATAGGTCTGCGCCGCGTCGGCACGCAATCCCTTGGCAGTGGCGTCCCGCTCGGCGACGGCGTCGAGTGCCGCCTTGCTCGCGAGTGCCCGCGCGGCCGCCGCGTCGGCGGGGAACGCGCCGGTGGTGCGCTGGGTGGTCTTGCCGACCGCCGCGAGCAGCGCGCCGTTCTTGTCGAGATCCTGCACGATCTGCGCGCCGTAGACGGGCACGCCGCCGATCTTCTGCTGCAGCCTGGCGACGCTGCCGCCGGGCAGCGAGGTCACGCCGGTCAGCGCCAGTTCACCGGTGGTGACGCGGAATTGCTTCGCCAGCTTGGGAGTGTGCGAGCGGGCGGCCGCCGACGTGTCCGAAGTGGCGCCGGCGGCCGCGGCCGCCGGGGTGGCGGGCTCGACCGCGATCACGCGACCGGTGGCGTCGGTGCTCACCTGGTCGGTCTGCGCCGTGGCCGCCGCACCGCCGACCACGAGGGAAGACGTCGCCAACGCGGCCGTGAAAACGGCCAGAATCCTTGAAGACATTTAAGAAGACCTTCCGCGCCAGGGCCAGCCGATGTGACCCGTGCGGAAAGTGTGGGGAAACGCGAGAAGACGCCAAAGAGCCGAAAGTAGGTAGTGAACTACTTACCCGCCGTTGGGGGGTATCCGGATCAATCGGACACAAACGAGGGCGTGACGAGCCGGAAGCGCTTGTCTGGTAAGGAGTTCGACTGACCAGCCACTATGGACGGCTCAGGATTCCTGAGTGACACCGGAGGCCGCGTAATGGCAGGCACCGTAGCCATCGGCCCGTCCGACAATTCGCCCGGCTTTGATCCGGACGGCGGTTTCCGTCGCGTCGCTGATCGCCGGAACACCGGCCGCCGCGGCAATGACGCCATTCTCGTCACAGACGACCCGCAGGCGCGGCCGAGCCGAGTGCGGGAAAGCCTGGCGCAGGCACGCCCGCGCGTCCGCGATGGTCAAGCGCGCCAACGGCATCAGCTCGCCGGGGTCGCCGGTCACCAGCACGGCTGTGATCTCCTCGCCCGGCACCGCCGCACGCACCGCCTCCTCGACGGCGGACGCCCGGTGCAGCCCGAGTATCGCCACGACTCCGTCCCCGGCAAGGGAAAACGGCTCGTCTCGCAGCATGTCGAGGGCGTCCGGCGGGAGCCACGGATCGTCGAGCGCGCGCGTCTGGGGGATCATGCCCGACGGCAGCCATTCGTCGCCGAGGTCGAGATCGGCGAGGCCCGTGCACGCGCTGACCACGTTGAACGGTTCGGTGAAGCCGGGCGCGGCCGCCGCCAGCTGGCTCGCGCCCTGCAGGACCGTCAACGCCGATTCGGCGACACGGACCAGCCGCCCGGAACGAGGACTCAGGCTTTCCAGCGAGAGGCCGAGCAGCAGCGCGTTGAGTTTCGTCAACTGCGTGAAGGGAACCCAGGTCCGCTCGTCCGCGATGATCTCGGGGAGCAGATCCATCGCGAGCCGGGCCGAGGCGTGGCGGCCGTCCGTGACGAGCGGCAGCCTGCCGACCCAGGCGCGGGCGAAGACGCCGAGCGCCTCGGCGACCGTCAAGCCGGGTTCGAGTTCGGGCGGACGAGGGGCGTACTCGGCCAGCACCGCGAAGTACAGCGCGCGTTTGCCGGGGAAGTTGGAGTAGACCGCGCCGCGGGTGAGCTCGGCGCGCTCGGCGATCGAGTCGATCTTGGCCTCGCGGAAGCCGCGCTCGGTGAACTCGTCCTTGGCCGCGGCCAGCACCTTGGCGCGGTTGCGCTCCTGCGTCTGCGCCCTCGTGAGCCGGGCCATCGTTCTCCTTGCCTTGACGTCCGGGATCAAGATACCGTCACCATTGAGATGATGAGAACATCTGATCTGAACATTTGGAGTTCCCCGTGGTCCCCGAGATCGAACTGACCGACCTTCAAGTCC encodes:
- a CDS encoding TetR family transcriptional regulator → MARLTRAQTQERNRAKVLAAAKDEFTERGFREAKIDSIAERAELTRGAVYSNFPGKRALYFAVLAEYAPRPPELEPGLTVAEALGVFARAWVGRLPLVTDGRHASARLAMDLLPEIIADERTWVPFTQLTKLNALLLGLSLESLSPRSGRLVRVAESALTVLQGASQLAAAAPGFTEPFNVVSACTGLADLDLGDEWLPSGMIPQTRALDDPWLPPDALDMLRDEPFSLAGDGVVAILGLHRASAVEEAVRAAVPGEEITAVLVTGDPGELMPLARLTIADARACLRQAFPHSARPRLRVVCDENGVIAAAAGVPAISDATETAVRIKAGRIVGRADGYGACHYAASGVTQES